In Archocentrus centrarchus isolate MPI-CPG fArcCen1 chromosome 16, fArcCen1, whole genome shotgun sequence, a single window of DNA contains:
- the osgin2 gene encoding oxidative stress-induced growth inhibitor 2 isoform X2, protein MPLLEETTPPQEHPPTVPVVIIGNGPSGISLSYLLSGYKPYLDPATVHPNPILYRKLQETKHLPITEQDLEYLSEGLEGRSRNPVAVLFDTLLHPNADFGYKFPSVLQWRRDKQQHIPHLVLGRGTPGGAWHAMEGSMLTISLGIWMELPGVNYKDLTNGKRRDLTSDRATPEEISSYYCNYVKLKGLQKNFVDNTYVTSIQKLCRGHDGEGLKNGHTDQGDGGVGDGANEGFVGNGEVCVNSGGGGALWEVRGYQQVQNDTHAPFCLFAENVVLATGASDSPVRLGVEGEDLPFVFHSISDLGLAVSQRKLDRKSDPVLIVGAGLSAADAVLCACNSNIRVLHVFRKRVDDSDLIFKQLPKMLYPEYHKVYNMMCSHAYTNVVPSSVPNRPQAVSIASSVCAKMCPKPQLAAGNVVGNASISLFPDYTSFPEHCVVSFQSDMKCLLQGNNALKAFKISMALVLIGTNPDLFFLKGQGQYLGQDPTRPISCKQNPIDIDPYTFECTKEPGLFAMGPLVGDNFVRFLKGGALGITSCLLKRLKKKGKLISNGGNNFI, encoded by the exons GCAATGGGCCATCAGGTATCTCTCTGTCCTACCTACTGAGTGGATACAAGCCGTACTTAGACCCAGCAACTGTCCACCCAAACCCAATACTATACAGGAAACTTCAGGAGACCAAGCATCTACCTATTACTGaacag gatcTGGAATATCTGAGTGAAGGTCTTGAGGGGAGGTCAAGAAATCCTGTGGCTGTGCTTTTTGACACACTGCTGCATCCTAATGCTGACTTTGGTTACAAATTCCCTTCTGTCCTTCAGTGGAGGAGAGACAAGCAGCAACACATCCCACATCTGGTTCTGGGCAGGGGAACACCTGGGGGTGCTTGGCAT GCAATGGAAGGCTCCATGCTGACTATTAGTCTTGGCATCTGGATGGAGCTCCCTGGGGTCAACTACAAAGACTTGACCAATGGAAAACGCAG GGATCTAACCAGTGACAGAGCTACCCCAGAGGAGATCTCATCCTATTACTGTAACTATGTGAAGCTAAAGGGTCTTCAAAAGAATTTTGTTGACAACACCTATGTGACCTCCATCCAGAAACTTTGCCGGGGGCATGATGGAGAGGGTCTCAAAAATGGGCACACTGATCAAGGAGATGGAGGGGTGGGAGATGGAGCAAATGAGGGCTTTGTGGGAAATGGAGAGGTGTGTGTAaacagtggtggagggggggcTCTCTGGGAAGTAAGGGGATATCAGCAGGTGCAGAACGACACTCATGCCCCCTTCTGCCTCTTTGCTGAAAATGTAGTCCTGGCCACTGGTGCTTCTGACTCACCAGTTCGACTGGGTGTAGAGGGAGAGGATCTGCCTTTTGTATTTCACAGTATCTCAGACCTCGGCTTGGCAGTTAGCCAGAGAAAGCTGGATAGGAAGTCTGATCCTGTCCTTATTGTAGGTGCTGGTTTAAGCGCTGCCGATGCAGTTCTGTGTGCTTGCAACAGCAACATTAGAGTGTTGCATGTTTTTCGCAAGAGAGTCGATGACTCAGACCTCATCTTTAAGCAGCTCCCCAAGATGCTGTACCCAGAGTACCACAAAGTCTACAACATGATGTGCTCTCATGCCTACACAAACGTGGTTCCCTCTTCTGTTCCTAACAGACCCCAGGCAGTTAGTATTGCCTCTTCAGTATGTGCCAAGATGTGCCCAAAGCCCCAACTTGCTGCAGGTAATGTGGTTGGTAATGCCAGTATCAGCCTGTTTCCTGACTACACCAGTTTCCCTGAACACTGCGTGGTGTCCTTCCAGTCTGACATGAAGTGTTTGCTGCAGGGGAACAATGCCCTCAAGGCATTCAAGATCTCCATGGCCCTGGTACTGATTGGGACCAACCCAGACTTATTTTTCTTGAAGGGGCAAGGCCAGTACCTGGGTCAAGATCCAACAAGACCCATCTCCTGCAAGCAAAATCCAATCGACATTGATCCCTACACTTTTGAGTGTACCAAGGAGCCAGGTCTGTTTGCCATGGGCCCACTGGTGGGAGACAACTTTGTTCGCTTTTTGAAGGGTGGCGCTTTAGGCATCACCTCCTGTCTGCTGAAGAGACTCAAGAAGAAAGGGAAGCTCATCAGCAATGGAGGAAATAACTTCATTTGA
- the osgin2 gene encoding oxidative stress-induced growth inhibitor 2 isoform X1: MSGTFFTFLLFFSSSVPALAQAAAMPLLEETTPPQEHPPTVPVVIIGNGPSGISLSYLLSGYKPYLDPATVHPNPILYRKLQETKHLPITEQDLEYLSEGLEGRSRNPVAVLFDTLLHPNADFGYKFPSVLQWRRDKQQHIPHLVLGRGTPGGAWHAMEGSMLTISLGIWMELPGVNYKDLTNGKRRDLTSDRATPEEISSYYCNYVKLKGLQKNFVDNTYVTSIQKLCRGHDGEGLKNGHTDQGDGGVGDGANEGFVGNGEVCVNSGGGGALWEVRGYQQVQNDTHAPFCLFAENVVLATGASDSPVRLGVEGEDLPFVFHSISDLGLAVSQRKLDRKSDPVLIVGAGLSAADAVLCACNSNIRVLHVFRKRVDDSDLIFKQLPKMLYPEYHKVYNMMCSHAYTNVVPSSVPNRPQAVSIASSVCAKMCPKPQLAAGNVVGNASISLFPDYTSFPEHCVVSFQSDMKCLLQGNNALKAFKISMALVLIGTNPDLFFLKGQGQYLGQDPTRPISCKQNPIDIDPYTFECTKEPGLFAMGPLVGDNFVRFLKGGALGITSCLLKRLKKKGKLISNGGNNFI; the protein is encoded by the exons GCAATGGGCCATCAGGTATCTCTCTGTCCTACCTACTGAGTGGATACAAGCCGTACTTAGACCCAGCAACTGTCCACCCAAACCCAATACTATACAGGAAACTTCAGGAGACCAAGCATCTACCTATTACTGaacag gatcTGGAATATCTGAGTGAAGGTCTTGAGGGGAGGTCAAGAAATCCTGTGGCTGTGCTTTTTGACACACTGCTGCATCCTAATGCTGACTTTGGTTACAAATTCCCTTCTGTCCTTCAGTGGAGGAGAGACAAGCAGCAACACATCCCACATCTGGTTCTGGGCAGGGGAACACCTGGGGGTGCTTGGCAT GCAATGGAAGGCTCCATGCTGACTATTAGTCTTGGCATCTGGATGGAGCTCCCTGGGGTCAACTACAAAGACTTGACCAATGGAAAACGCAG GGATCTAACCAGTGACAGAGCTACCCCAGAGGAGATCTCATCCTATTACTGTAACTATGTGAAGCTAAAGGGTCTTCAAAAGAATTTTGTTGACAACACCTATGTGACCTCCATCCAGAAACTTTGCCGGGGGCATGATGGAGAGGGTCTCAAAAATGGGCACACTGATCAAGGAGATGGAGGGGTGGGAGATGGAGCAAATGAGGGCTTTGTGGGAAATGGAGAGGTGTGTGTAaacagtggtggagggggggcTCTCTGGGAAGTAAGGGGATATCAGCAGGTGCAGAACGACACTCATGCCCCCTTCTGCCTCTTTGCTGAAAATGTAGTCCTGGCCACTGGTGCTTCTGACTCACCAGTTCGACTGGGTGTAGAGGGAGAGGATCTGCCTTTTGTATTTCACAGTATCTCAGACCTCGGCTTGGCAGTTAGCCAGAGAAAGCTGGATAGGAAGTCTGATCCTGTCCTTATTGTAGGTGCTGGTTTAAGCGCTGCCGATGCAGTTCTGTGTGCTTGCAACAGCAACATTAGAGTGTTGCATGTTTTTCGCAAGAGAGTCGATGACTCAGACCTCATCTTTAAGCAGCTCCCCAAGATGCTGTACCCAGAGTACCACAAAGTCTACAACATGATGTGCTCTCATGCCTACACAAACGTGGTTCCCTCTTCTGTTCCTAACAGACCCCAGGCAGTTAGTATTGCCTCTTCAGTATGTGCCAAGATGTGCCCAAAGCCCCAACTTGCTGCAGGTAATGTGGTTGGTAATGCCAGTATCAGCCTGTTTCCTGACTACACCAGTTTCCCTGAACACTGCGTGGTGTCCTTCCAGTCTGACATGAAGTGTTTGCTGCAGGGGAACAATGCCCTCAAGGCATTCAAGATCTCCATGGCCCTGGTACTGATTGGGACCAACCCAGACTTATTTTTCTTGAAGGGGCAAGGCCAGTACCTGGGTCAAGATCCAACAAGACCCATCTCCTGCAAGCAAAATCCAATCGACATTGATCCCTACACTTTTGAGTGTACCAAGGAGCCAGGTCTGTTTGCCATGGGCCCACTGGTGGGAGACAACTTTGTTCGCTTTTTGAAGGGTGGCGCTTTAGGCATCACCTCCTGTCTGCTGAAGAGACTCAAGAAGAAAGGGAAGCTCATCAGCAATGGAGGAAATAACTTCATTTGA
- the nbn gene encoding nibrin: protein MWILTPQQSGAEAHYLLSGKEYVVGRKNCDILLPSDQSISRVHAHITAGDQTLTVKDASKYGTFVNSQQITAPVNLNSGDLVTFGVFHSKFSVVHLQPVVCSSCLDNDGKASLSQALLALGGKLVNSWSQDCTHLVMSSVKVTIKTISALLCCRPIVKPEFFLELNRAVQQKLPPPKAESFVPEIDEPSLNKEDVNLGAIPLRKQLFTGRTFIFLSAKQLKRLNAAVSLGGGRSHLLEEGCLPRDLLESLQSCVVDFTTGTSQTLLSPSSTEWANSVKSIVQRKGLRLITESEIGLAAIYASCEKYCNPSSSDSDSVAKVTPRIPSATLSQSVAVDETMLPAASQNITAYAVNTEISQRMQVREVAGVTSVGETPEKKQNPSTSQLRGSNLVAQKMTTQCVVAETMSSPFTKVANTESQKKKSDSKLAGEGSSDIRPPPATPKTNTGMRTFSHMQPPQKPKISLQASPQKQSTLTNFFQSVSKKRPLEDELSAVMSEPKRPVLESPITARAPNISTTSEESASLPRRGLAAVSQTSLRSASDLFVGRSEAPSGDPQNRKRKEMEDVIQMEELESIMSEDMDCFDEKPSINQGQQAKLVHSSAKQKQFLNPVESSSKRQRVHLEENGTASQRPQGPEKESSLHKNGQRSEQYGVCIKTEPIHPTDCMTTNQESTKPAEMSSASTSKNVIPFEEDDVSFIEDLELLDVDIPQHEETKSPLKPVVIKQEVQESKSDEDLLKKLLLVEFKSLIVTAPPKAKQNQTQDNGCTKNFKCFRKNRVPGLDGFRHIIGGSDLLVHNRGTNSELDEWLKDAAEEERQSRKDETIGDDLFRYNPTKLRKRR from the exons ATGTGGATACTGACGCCCCAGCAGTCTGGAG CTGAGGCCCACTATCTCCTCTCTGGTAAAGAGTATGTGGTGGGCCGCAAGAATTGTGACATCCTTCTTCCAAGTGACCAGTCCATCAGCAGGGTCCACGCTCATATAACTGCTGGCGACCAG ACCTTGACTGTAAAAGATGCCTCCAAGTACGGCACATTTGTCAACAGCCAGCAGATAACAGCACCGGTGAACCTGAACTCAGGGGATTTGGTGACATTTGGGGTTTTTCACAGCAAATTCAG TGTGGTTCATCTGCAGCCAGTGGTGTGTTCATCGTGTTTGGACAACGATGGCAAAGCATCACTCTCTCAGGCCCTGTTAGCTTTGGGCGGAAAGCTGGTCAACAGCTGGTCTCAGGATTGCACCCATCTGGTTATGTCTTCTGTTAAAGTCACCATCAAG ACCATTTCTGCTCTGCTGTGCTGTCGTCCCATCGTGAAGCCAGAGTTCTTCTTAGAGCTCAACAGAGCCGTTCAGCAGAAATTACCACCCCCCAAAGCTGAGAG ttttgtgCCTGAGATCGATGAGCCTAGCCTGAATAAAGAGGATGTTAACCTTGGAGCGATTCCACTTCGCAAACAGCTTTTCACTGGAAGGacctttatttttctcagtgCCAAACAG CTGAAGCGCCTTAATGCAGCAGTGAGTTTGGGGGGTGGCAGGAGCCATCTGCTGGAGGAGGGCTGCCTGCCCCGTGACCTGCTGGAGTCTCTGCAGAGCTGTGTGGTTGATTTCACAACGGGCACCTCCCAAACTCTGCTTTCTCCCTCCTCCACAGAGTGGGCAAACTCTGTGAAGAGCATCGTTCAAAG AAAAGGCCTTCGACTCATCACAGAGTCTGAAATCGGTCTGGCTGCCATCTATGCTTCCTGTGAAAAATACTGCAATCCTTCAAGCTCAGACTCAG ACTCTGTAGCAAAAGTGACACCCAGAATCCCAAGCGCGACGCTGTCACAGAGCGTTGCTGTGGATGAGACCATGTTACCTGCAGCATCTCAGAACATCACAGCGTATGCAGTGAACACAGAGATATCACAGAG gatGCAGGTTCGTGAGGTTGCCGGGGTGACGTCAGTAGGAGAAACACCCGAGAAGAAGCAAAACCCGAGCACGAGTCAGCTCCGTGGATCCAATCTGGTGGCTCAGAAGATGACCACTCAGTGTGTTGTGGCTGAAACAATGAGCTCACCGTTCACCAAAGTAGCAAACACAGAGTCACAGAAGAAGAAGTCTGACTCCAAACTAGCAG GTGAAGGCAGTTCTGATATTAGACCACCACCAGCCACTCCTAAGACTAACACTGGCATGAGGACATTCTCTCACATGCAGCCTCCTCAGAAACCAAAAATCTCTCTACAAGCTTCTCCACAGAAACAGTCAACTTTGACCAATTTCtttcagtcagtcagcaagAAAAG GCCTTTGGAGGACGAGCTCTCAGCTGTCATGTCAGAGCCAAAGCGGCCTGTGCTAGAATCACCCATCACTGCTCGGGCACCAAATATCTCAACCACGTCTGAAGAAAGTGCCTCACTTCCACGCAGAGGCCTTGCAGCTGTGTCCCAGACTTCACTCAGGTCAGCATCTGATTTGTTCGTAGGACGGTCAGAGGCTCCCTCAGGGGACCCGCAGAATAGAAAAAGGAAGGAGATGGAAGATGTGATACAGATGGAGGAACTGGAGTCCATTATGTCTGAAGATATGGACTGCTTTGATGAGAAACCCTCCATCAATCAAGGTCAGCAAGCCAAGCTTGTGCACAGTTCAGCTAAACAGAAGCAATTTTTAAATCCTGTGGAGTCTTCAAGCAAGAGGCAACGAGTCCACCTAGAGGAAAATGGGACAGCCAGTCAAAGGCCACAGGGCCCGGAGAAGGAGTCAAGTTTGCATAAGAATGGCCAGCGATCTGAACAGTATGGTGTCTGTATTAAGACAGAGCCAATTCACCCAACAGACTGCATGACAACTAATCAAGAGTCCACTAAACCAGCAGAAATGTCATCAGCCAGTACAAGTAAAAATGTAATTCCTTTTGAAGAAGATGATGTGTCCTTCATTGAG GATTTAGAACTACTCGATGTAGATATTCCCCAGCACGAAGAGACTAAGAGTCCCCTAAAACCAGTTGTGATCAAGCAGGAGGTCCAA GAGTCAAAGAGTGATGAAGACCTTCTTAAGAAGCTGCTGTTGGTGGAGTTTAAATCCCTCATCGTGACAGCCCCTCCCAAAGCCAAGCAAAATCAGACGCAGGACAACGGCTGCAcaaagaacttcaaatgtttccGCAAG AACCGTGTGCCAGGTTTGGATGGCTTCCGGCACATCATCGGAGGATCTGATCTGCTAGTTCACAACCGGGGCACGAACTCTGAGCTGGATGAATGGCTGAAAGATGCAGCTGAG GAGGAGCGACAGAGCAGGAAGGATGAGACCATAGGAGATGATCTCTTTAG GTACAACCCTACCAAACTAAGAAAGAGAAGATGA
- the LOC115793942 gene encoding prostate-associated microseminoprotein-like, with product MANPVGVLLALLLFLSASVPCFSVYSSGECFFNTKGSCEYMGQVYGIGESWITSDCYQCVCMEPFGVGCCDHGSQPVDYPDWCELIRKPDSCTSVAVMRVNHKLPCLWGQGRLRTAAGKPWKSDNDPLF from the exons ATGGCAAATCCAGTAGGAGTGCTCCTGGCTTTACTGTTGTTCCTGAGTGCCAGCGTGCCATGTTTTTCTGTGTACAGCAGTGGTGAATGCTTCTTCAACACTAAAG GGTCCTGTGAATACATGGGCCAGGTGTACGGGATAGGAGAAAGCTGGATCACCAGTGACTGCTACCAGTGTGTTTGCATGGAGCCTTTCGGAGTAGGATGCTGTGACCA TGGATCTCAGCCCGTGGACTACCCGGATTGGTGCGAGCTCATCCGTAAGCCGGATTCTTGCACCAGCGTTGCAGTGATGAGAGTCAATCACAAACTGCCCTGCCTCTGGGGACAAGGCCGTCTCAGAACAGCTGCGGGCAAGCCGTGGAAATCTGACAATGATCCTTTATTTTGA